A genomic segment from Glycine max cultivar Williams 82 chromosome 1, Glycine_max_v4.0, whole genome shotgun sequence encodes:
- the LOC100812086 gene encoding F-box/kelch-repeat protein SKIP25, with protein MAIAMPESSSSSSSSTTKRQKQEQHIHQQEEQPLIPGLPDHIAQLCLSSINPCLLFSISHSWRRLIYSPSFPPFFSLYAILSHSHSSAVIQFHTFDPISATWLPLPPHPPLHHLLLRRHPSFLSRNLSVQSVSAANRLVLLAATTHNLSPALPRPLIFHPLTKTWSFGPTLSTPRRWCALGSLGPTVYVASGIGSHFSIHVARSLQKWNLQNPNAVWEKKTELKDGRFSREAIDAVGWKQKLCMVNVKGDAAKEGVVYDVAEDAWKEMPEGMLHGWRGPVAAMEEEVMYVVDEAKGVLRRYVEEEDSWEEILENERLKGAEKIVAWRGKLCVVSASSGISVVDVAAPSPRIWSVRLPEGFEPVTVHILPRIPAGF; from the exons ATGGCCATAGCCATGCCTGAgtcgtcttcttcttcttcttcttccacaaCCAAACGCcaaaaacaagaacaacatATTCATCAACAAGAAGAACAACCTTTGATCCCAGGTCTCCCTGACCACATAGCCCAATTATGTCTCTCATCCATCAACCCTTGTTTGTTATTCTCAATCTCCCACTCTTGGCGCCGTCTCATATACTCCCCTTCTttccctccctttttttctctctacgCCATTCTCTCCCACTCCCACTCTTCCGCCGTCATCCAGTTCCACACCTTCGATCCCATCTCCGCCACGTGGCTCCCCCTCCCTCCCCACCCACCCCTCCACCACCTTCTCCTCCGCCGCCACCCCTCCTTCCTCTCCCGCAACCTCTCCGTCCAGTCCGTCTCCGCCGCTAACCGCCTCGTCCTCCTCGCCGCCACCACCCACAACCTCTCCCCGGCCCTCCCCCGCCCCTTGATCTTCCACCCCCTCACCAAAACCTGGTCCTTTGGCCCCACCCTCTCCACCCCCCGCCGCTGGTGCGCCCTCGGCTCCCTCGGCCCCACCGTCTACGTCGCCAGCGGCATCGGCTCCCACTTCTCCATCCACGTCGCGCGCTCCCTCCAAAAGTGGAACCTCCAAAACCCTAACGCCGTTTGGGAAAAGAAAACGGAGCTCAAGGACGGGAGGTTCAGCAGAGAAGCCATCGACGCCGTGGGGTGGAAGCAGAAACTCTGCATGGTCAACGTCAAGGGCGACGCCGCGAAAGAAGGGGTTGTGTATGACGTGGCGGAGGATGCTTGGAAGGAGATGCCGGAGGGGATGTTACACGGTTGGAGAGGACCCGTTGCGGCCATGGAAGAGGAAGTGATGTACGTTGTGGACGAAGCGAAAGGTGTTCTCAGAAGATACGTGGAAGAAGAAGACTCGTGGGAAGAGATTCTCGAGAACGAGAGACTCAAAGGAGCTGAAAAAATTGTTGCTTGGAGAGGGAAGTTGTGCGTCGTTTCGGCTTCTTCCGGGATCTCCGTCGTCGATGTCGCTGCGCCGTCGCCGCGGATTTGGTCGGTTCGGCTGCCGGAAGGGTTCGAGCCGGTGACTGTTCACATCTTGCCCCGGATACCGGCCGGT TTTTAG